The Thermodesulfobacteriota bacterium genome contains a region encoding:
- a CDS encoding archease, whose product MSPWKTLDHTADLEIEAAGETAAQALEELCAGLLAQVTEPEAVEPREAVALEAEGFDAAETLVSALGELLYWLNVRGWVFRRCEALEVTPARIRLRAWGEPRDPARHPFELEVKAPTYHELFSGPAPGGDGWRIRVLFDV is encoded by the coding sequence ATGTCCCCCTGGAAGACCCTCGACCACACGGCGGACCTGGAGATCGAAGCCGCGGGCGAGACTGCCGCGCAGGCGCTGGAGGAGCTATGCGCCGGGCTCCTGGCCCAGGTGACAGAGCCCGAGGCCGTGGAGCCCCGGGAGGCGGTGGCACTGGAAGCCGAGGGGTTCGACGCGGCCGAGACCCTGGTCTCGGCCCTGGGGGAGCTCCTCTACTGGCTCAACGTGAGGGGCTGGGTCTTTCGCCGCTGCGAGGCCCTGGAGGTCACTCCAGCGCGCATCCGCCTGCGAGCGTGGGGTGAGCCCCGGGACCCGGCCCGCCACCCCTTCGAGCTCGAGGTCAAGGCCCCCACCTATCACGAGCTCTTCTCAGGCCCTGCCCCGGGGGGCGATGGCTGGCGCATCCGGGTGCTCTTCGACGTGTGA
- a CDS encoding cysteine desulfurase family protein: MEPTRIYLDYNASTPLAPEVAQAMAPWLAEGFGNPSSAHWAGIPARRALESARGQVAGLLGCTPAEVVFTSGGSEANNAALKGVWFARRERGNHIVTTRIEHPAVLEPCRWMEGLGAEVTRVGVDRFGRVDPADVRRALTPRTVLVSVMHANNETGTLQPLAEIAQVCREAGVLLHTDAAQSVGKVPVGVDDLGVDLLSVAGHKLYAPKGVGALYLREGTPFVPLIHGAGHEGGRRAGTESVLLAAGLGAACEVAGRDPGMARTRALRDRLWEGLQERFGDRVVRNGHPEHCLPNTLHVSFLGRTGADVLASIPGVAASTGSACHSGKIQLSATLEAMGVGPEAGAGAVRWSLGRFTTADEIEAVLAQLGELALGSSAIPSGGPRCR, encoded by the coding sequence GTGGAACCGACGCGCATCTACCTCGACTACAACGCCTCGACACCGCTTGCTCCGGAGGTGGCCCAGGCCATGGCGCCCTGGCTCGCCGAGGGCTTCGGGAACCCTTCGAGCGCCCATTGGGCCGGGATTCCCGCCCGGCGGGCGCTGGAGTCGGCCCGGGGCCAGGTGGCCGGCCTCCTGGGGTGCACGCCTGCCGAGGTGGTCTTTACGAGCGGGGGCAGCGAGGCCAATAACGCCGCCCTCAAGGGCGTGTGGTTCGCCCGGCGGGAGCGGGGAAACCACATCGTGACGACCCGCATCGAGCACCCGGCGGTGCTGGAGCCCTGCCGATGGATGGAGGGGCTGGGGGCGGAGGTCACCCGGGTCGGGGTGGACCGGTTCGGGCGGGTCGACCCCGCCGACGTGCGCCGGGCGCTCACCCCGCGCACCGTGCTCGTGAGCGTGATGCACGCCAACAACGAGACCGGAACCCTCCAGCCCCTGGCCGAGATCGCCCAGGTGTGCCGGGAGGCGGGGGTCCTGTTGCACACCGATGCGGCCCAGTCGGTGGGCAAGGTCCCCGTGGGGGTGGACGATCTCGGCGTGGATCTGCTCAGCGTTGCGGGCCACAAGCTTTACGCGCCCAAGGGGGTTGGGGCCCTGTACCTGCGGGAGGGCACCCCCTTCGTTCCCCTGATCCACGGGGCCGGTCACGAGGGGGGCCGGCGCGCCGGCACCGAGAGCGTGCTCCTGGCCGCGGGCCTCGGAGCGGCGTGCGAGGTCGCCGGACGGGATCCCGGGATGGCCCGCACGAGGGCGCTGCGGGACCGCCTCTGGGAGGGGCTCCAGGAGCGCTTCGGCGATCGCGTCGTCCGCAACGGCCACCCCGAGCACTGCCTCCCCAACACGCTGCACGTCTCCTTCCTGGGCCGCACGGGCGCGGACGTGCTCGCGTCGATCCCCGGGGTCGCGGCCTCCACCGGCTCGGCCTGTCACTCCGGGAAGATTCAACTTTCCGCCACCCTGGAAGCCATGGGGGTGGGCCCCGAGGCGGGCGCCGGAGCCGTACGGTGGAGCCTGGGCCGGTTTACCACGGCAGACGAGATCGAGGCGGTGCTGGCGCAGCTCGGGGAGCTCGCCTTGGGGTCGTCCGCGATCCCATCCGGGGGTCCGCGGTGCCGGTAG
- a CDS encoding PIN domain-containing protein — protein sequence MAGSAGCAMGYVEQHFLSHSLRPADALLAATAVEHGMPLATGNAKHYRPVAELSVRRFIP from the coding sequence ATGGCGGGCTCCGCTGGTTGCGCCATGGGCTATGTCGAGCAGCACTTTCTGAGCCATTCCCTGCGCCCGGCCGATGCCCTGCTGGCTGCCACGGCGGTGGAGCACGGGATGCCGCTCGCCACGGGAAACGCCAAACACTACCGACCCGTCGCCGAGCTCTCCGTGCGCCGGTTCATTCCCTGA
- the tkt gene encoding transketolase encodes MSHPSDLAAVNTLRFLAVDAVEKAKSGHPGMPMGAAALAHALWTRFLRFDPGAPAWADRDRFVLSAGHGSMLLYGLLHLAGFPLGLDELRRFRQWDSLTPGHPESFVTPGVETTTGPLGQGVGVAVGMALAERHLAARFNRPGFPLVDHWTYVIASDGDLMEGVASEAASLAGHLGLGKLVVLYDDNRITIEGGTALAFSENVEARFGAYGWQTLSVGDGNDLEALAAALEAARSDPARPTLIRVRTHIGFGSPGKQDTADAHGAPLGPDEARRAKENLGWPLEPAFHVPEAAREPYLRAAEGGRRAREAWDALLLAYRRAHPELAAEWERRMAGRLPEGWEKALPAFPADPKGAATRVSGGKVMNALAKVLPELVGGSADLAPSTKTLLSGEGDFTRENPAGRNLRFGIREHGMAAVMNGMANHGGIRPYGSTFFVFADYLRPSLRLAALSGLPVVHVFTHDSLFVGEDGPTHQPVEHLPSLRAMPGLTVIRPADANEAAEAWRAAIENAAGPTALVLTRQDLPTLDRTAFAPASGLRRGGYVLREAAGGAAAARLLLIASGSEVALALDAAADLEERGTPTRVVSLPCWELFEAQPRQYRDEVLPPVVTARVAVEAASPFGWERYVGPRGRVVGMPRFGASAPAEVLGEKFGFTRENVVRVALEVLEDRRA; translated from the coding sequence ATGTCCCACCCTTCGGACCTCGCCGCCGTCAATACCCTTCGCTTCCTGGCCGTGGACGCGGTCGAGAAGGCCAAGTCGGGCCACCCGGGCATGCCCATGGGGGCGGCCGCCCTAGCCCACGCCCTGTGGACCCGCTTCCTCCGGTTCGATCCGGGGGCGCCGGCCTGGGCCGACCGGGACCGGTTCGTCCTCTCCGCCGGCCACGGGTCCATGCTCCTCTACGGGCTGCTGCACCTGGCGGGGTTTCCCCTGGGCCTGGACGAGCTCCGGCGCTTTCGCCAGTGGGACTCGCTCACACCCGGCCACCCCGAGTCCTTCGTCACCCCCGGCGTGGAGACCACCACCGGGCCTCTGGGCCAGGGGGTGGGGGTCGCCGTGGGGATGGCGCTCGCCGAGCGTCACCTGGCCGCCCGCTTCAACCGGCCGGGCTTTCCCCTGGTGGACCACTGGACCTACGTCATCGCGAGCGACGGGGACCTGATGGAGGGCGTCGCCTCCGAGGCCGCGAGCCTGGCGGGCCACCTGGGGCTCGGCAAGCTCGTGGTGCTCTACGACGACAACCGCATCACCATCGAGGGCGGCACCGCGCTGGCCTTCTCCGAGAACGTGGAGGCGCGTTTCGGCGCCTACGGCTGGCAGACGCTCTCCGTGGGGGACGGAAACGACCTGGAGGCGCTGGCAGCCGCCCTCGAAGCCGCCCGCTCCGACCCCGCCCGGCCCACCCTGATCCGGGTGCGCACCCACATCGGGTTCGGGAGCCCCGGAAAGCAGGACACCGCCGACGCCCACGGCGCCCCCCTGGGGCCCGACGAGGCCCGCCGGGCCAAGGAGAACCTGGGCTGGCCCCTGGAGCCGGCATTCCACGTGCCCGAGGCGGCACGGGAGCCCTACCTCCGGGCGGCCGAGGGCGGGCGCCGGGCCCGGGAGGCCTGGGACGCGCTCCTCCTGGCTTACCGCAGGGCCCACCCCGAGCTCGCCGCCGAGTGGGAGCGCCGCATGGCGGGCCGGCTGCCGGAGGGCTGGGAGAAGGCGCTCCCCGCCTTTCCCGCCGACCCCAAGGGCGCGGCGACCCGGGTCTCGGGGGGGAAGGTCATGAACGCCCTGGCCAAGGTGCTCCCGGAACTGGTGGGGGGCTCGGCGGACCTGGCGCCGAGCACCAAGACCCTGCTCTCGGGCGAGGGCGACTTCACCCGCGAAAACCCCGCGGGCCGAAACCTGCGCTTCGGCATCCGGGAGCACGGCATGGCGGCCGTCATGAACGGCATGGCGAACCACGGGGGCATTCGCCCCTACGGCTCCACCTTCTTCGTCTTTGCCGACTACCTGCGTCCGAGCCTGCGGCTCGCCGCCCTCTCCGGGCTCCCGGTGGTCCACGTGTTCACCCACGACAGCCTCTTCGTGGGGGAGGACGGTCCCACCCATCAGCCCGTGGAGCACCTGCCCAGCCTGCGGGCCATGCCCGGCCTCACCGTCATCCGGCCCGCCGACGCCAACGAGGCCGCCGAGGCGTGGCGGGCGGCGATCGAGAACGCCGCCGGCCCCACGGCCCTGGTGCTCACCCGCCAGGATCTGCCCACCCTGGACCGCACGGCGTTCGCCCCGGCCTCGGGCCTTCGGCGGGGAGGCTACGTGCTCCGGGAGGCTGCCGGGGGCGCGGCCGCCGCGCGCCTTCTCCTCATCGCCTCGGGATCCGAGGTCGCCCTGGCCCTGGACGCCGCCGCCGACCTGGAAGAACGGGGCACCCCGACCCGCGTGGTGAGCCTGCCCTGCTGGGAGCTCTTCGAGGCCCAACCCCGGCAGTACCGGGACGAGGTCCTGCCCCCCGTGGTGACGGCCCGGGTCGCCGTGGAGGCCGCGAGCCCCTTCGGGTGGGAGCGCTACGTGGGCCCCAGGGGCCGGGTGGTGGGCATGCCCCGCTTCGGCGCCAGCGCCCCTGCCGAGGTGCTGGGGGAGAAGTTCGGCTTCACCCGGGAGAACGTGGTGCGGGTGGCGCTGGAGGTCCTGGAGGACCGAAGGGCGTAG